A single window of Montipora capricornis isolate CH-2021 chromosome 14, ASM3666992v2, whole genome shotgun sequence DNA harbors:
- the LOC138033069 gene encoding CDK5 regulatory subunit-associated protein 2-like: MSKRSARQARTSSSSSHSLPSPKRNRARFSSDEMEANEENVSLKQILDKLACMEDRIEEHFGSLKSEISRLSAEFKEEVENIKTNLKEVEKSLQSAWDSINDLEADAKTHSDFKKASQQALDSHLQQINLLKTSSGNAAYQNQQKEIRALQASLAQEREKIIALENYSRRENLRFMNIPERRDENCVDVVYDIIENELNIDPENIQFHAVHRIGKPREATDANPRPIIARFLCREDRDNIYRVKNRLKKSRKFENAYITQDYAQAIQLERKVLIKAMFLAREKGAIAKVVDRKLIIGSDTFHINNIPEEFRPPTTESTNR, translated from the coding sequence ATGTCTAAAAGAAGCGCAAGACAAGCTAGGACATCAAGCTCGTCCTCTCATTCACTACCATCGCCTAAAAGAAATCGCGCCCGTTTTAGTAGTGACGAAATGGAAGCAAATGAGGAAAATGTATCGCTTAAACAAATTTTGGACAAACTTGCATGCATGGAAGATAGAATTGAAGAGCACTTCGGAAGTTTGAAATCCGAAATATCTCGCCTCAGTGCCGAATTCAAAGAGGAGGTCGAAAATATCAAAACCAATTTGAAAGAGGTAGAAAAATCCCTTCAGTCTGCGTGGGACAGTATTAACGATCTAGAAGCAGATGCCAAAACTCACAGCGACTTCAAGAAAGCAAGTCAGCAAGCACTAGATTCACACCTCCAACAAATTAATTTACTGAAAACAAGTAGTGGTAACGCCGCTTATCAAAACCAGCAAAAAGAAATTCGAGCCTTACAAGCAAGCTTGGCGCAGGAAAGGGAGAAAATCATTGCATTAGAAAATTACTCAAGAAGGGAGAATCTTCGCTTCATGAACATTCCGGAAAGAAGAGACGAGAACTGTGTTGATGTAGTTTATGACATTATTGAGAATGAGCTGAACATTGATCCGGAGAATATACAATTCCACGCAGTTCACCGAATCGGAAAACCGCGAGAAGCGACAGACGCAAATCCACGACCGATAATCGCCCGATTCCTGTGTCGAGAAGATAGAGACAACATCTATAGAGTAAAAAACCGGTTGAAGAAATCGAGGAAGTTTGAAAACGCCTATATCACTCAGGATTATGCACAGGCTATACAACTGGAGCGAAAGGTTCTCATAAAAGCAATGTTTCTAGCCAGGGAGAAAGGTGCTATTGCAAAGGTTGTGGACAGGAAACTGATCATTGGTTCTGATACTTTTCATATCAACAACATTCCTGAAGAATTTCGTCCGCCAACGACTGAATCAACCAATCGATAA